In a single window of the Lasioglossum baleicum chromosome 10, iyLasBale1, whole genome shotgun sequence genome:
- the Psq gene encoding pipsqueak isoform X8 yields the protein MKLYPSGTERKDDGVLPGICKSVGLRLCLSLLKTADQLKIKGLCEVPESRDGPPSVSLSSPPREPGTPRINFSKLKRRYKRARTTFEPRATDSRHYDRYKEEESNGNYNPENKENHRDWQTEDEDCTEATTATVVLETCQRTNNNNNNNNNGNGANNNNNGDMFCHTGLGHYGHHPDPGEVDLPPETQPTPPSATLVGTTITHLRDPDHHSTEIQNCDSVKIKFETLHTMDSSDTIDIDSHMSDRASVSSKNAADSDNMMMITPELLGLMPSGSSVHSDSGENNSRGHSGQSSSHHHGSKSWTQEDMDAALEALRNHDMSLTKASATFGIPSTTLWQRAHRLGIDTPKKDGPTKSWSDESLNNALEALRTGTISANKASKAFGIPSSTLYKIARREGIRLAAPFNASPTTWSPADLDRALEAIRSGQTSVQRASTEFGIPTGTLYGRCKREGIELSRSNPTPWSEDAMTEALEAVRLGHMSINQAAIHYNLPYSSLYGRFKRGKYEEPAVGDLSQDGSNPHFHQSPNQNHSSAVPDQMPYQGS from the exons ATGAAACTGTATCCGTCGGGGACGGAGCGTAAGGACGACGGGGTTTTACCAGGAATATGCAAATCCGTCGGCCTCCGCCTCTGTCTG TCGTTATTGAAAACGGCAGATCAGCTGAAGATCAAGGGCCTGTGCGAGGTGCCGGAGAGCAGGGACGGTCCGCCATCGGTGAGTCTGAGCTCGCCACCACGGGAACCAGGCACTCCCAGGATAAATTTCAGCAAGTTAAAGAGGCGGTACAAACGAGCGAGGACCACGTTCGAGCCTCGCGCAACGGATTCGAGGCACTACGACAGATACAAAGAGGAGGAATCGAACGGGAATTACAATCCGGAGAACAAAGAA AATCACAGAGACTGGCAGACCGAAGATGAAGATTGCACGGAGGCCACAACAGCAACAGTAGTCTTGGAAACGTGCCAACGgaccaataacaataacaacaataataacaacGGTAACGGTGCaaacaacaataacaacg GTGACATGTTCTGTCATACAGGTCTCGGACACTATGGACACCATCCGGATCCTGGGGAAGTCGATCTACCCCCAGAGACCCAGCCCACCCCACCTAGCGCCACATTGGTGGGCACTACGATTACCCACCTGAGGGACCCGGATCACCATTCCACAG AGATTCAGAATTGTGACAGTGTGAAGATAAAGTTCGAAACGTTGCACACGATGGACTCGTCGGACACAATCGACATCGACAGCCACATGTCGGACCGGGCGAGTGTCAGTTCGAAGAACGCAGCAGACAGCGACAACATGATGATGATCACGCCGGAGCTGCTTGGTTTAATGCCCTCTGGAAGTTCCGTCCACTCGGATTCCGGTGAAAACAACTCGAGAGGCCATTCGGGACAGTCGAGCTCTCATCATCACGGTTCGAAATCGTGGACCCAGGAAGACATGGACGCCGCTTTAGAAGCTTTAAGGAACCATGACATGAGCTTGACCAAAGCCTCCG CAACCTTCGGCATACCATCGACGACATTATGGCAAAGAGCGCACCGGTTAGGCATAGACACACCAAAAAAGGATGGACCAACGAAATCGTGGAGCGACGAAAGTCTGAACAACGCCCTCGAAGCGCTGAGAACAGGCACGATCTCGGCTAACAAGGCGTCGAAAGCGTTTGGAATACCTTCGAGCACGTTGTACAAAATCGCGAGGAGGGAAGGCATCAGATTGGCTGCGCCGTTTAACGCCAGTCCTACCACATGGTCGCCCGCTGATCTGGACCGCGCTTTAGAAGCAATAAGGTCTGGTCAAACGTCTGTGCAGAGAGCTTCCACCGAATTCGGTATTCCAACAGGGACCTTGTACGGTAGATGTAAGAGGGAAGGAATCGAATTGAGCAGAAGTAATCCTACGCCATGGAGCGAGGATGCTATGACAGAAGCACTCGAAGCCGTCAG ACTGGGACACATGAGCATCAATCAAGCAGCCATTCACTACAATCTACCCTATTCGTCGCTGTACGGTCGGTTTAAGAGGGGGAAGTACGAAGAACCTGCAGTCGGTGATCTATCGCAAGACGGGAGTAATCCACATTTTCATCAAAGTCCGAATCAGAATCATTCGTCCGCCGTTCCCGATCAAATGCCCTACCAAGGCAGCTGA
- the Psq gene encoding pipsqueak isoform X9, translating to MSDDRLVHSLLKTADQLKIKGLCEVPESRDGPPSVSLSSPPREPGTPRINFSKLKRRYKRARTTFEPRATDSRHYDRYKEEESNGNYNPENKENHRDWQTEDEDCTEATTATVVLETCQRTNNNNNNNNNGNGANNNNNGDMFCHTGLGHYGHHPDPGEVDLPPETQPTPPSATLVGTTITHLRDPDHHSTEIQNCDSVKIKFETLHTMDSSDTIDIDSHMSDRASVSSKNAADSDNMMMITPELLGLMPSGSSVHSDSGENNSRGHSGQSSSHHHGSKSWTQEDMDAALEALRNHDMSLTKASATFGIPSTTLWQRAHRLGIDTPKKDGPTKSWSDESLNNALEALRTGTISANKASKAFGIPSSTLYKIARREGIRLAAPFNASPTTWSPADLDRALEAIRSGQTSVQRASTEFGIPTGTLYGRCKREGIELSRSNPTPWSEDAMTEALEAVRLGHMSINQAAIHYNLPYSSLYGRFKRGKYEEPAVGDLSQDGSNPHFHQSPNQNHSSAVPDQMPYQGS from the exons ATGTCGGACGACCGTCTCGTGCAC TCGTTATTGAAAACGGCAGATCAGCTGAAGATCAAGGGCCTGTGCGAGGTGCCGGAGAGCAGGGACGGTCCGCCATCGGTGAGTCTGAGCTCGCCACCACGGGAACCAGGCACTCCCAGGATAAATTTCAGCAAGTTAAAGAGGCGGTACAAACGAGCGAGGACCACGTTCGAGCCTCGCGCAACGGATTCGAGGCACTACGACAGATACAAAGAGGAGGAATCGAACGGGAATTACAATCCGGAGAACAAAGAA AATCACAGAGACTGGCAGACCGAAGATGAAGATTGCACGGAGGCCACAACAGCAACAGTAGTCTTGGAAACGTGCCAACGgaccaataacaataacaacaataataacaacGGTAACGGTGCaaacaacaataacaacg GTGACATGTTCTGTCATACAGGTCTCGGACACTATGGACACCATCCGGATCCTGGGGAAGTCGATCTACCCCCAGAGACCCAGCCCACCCCACCTAGCGCCACATTGGTGGGCACTACGATTACCCACCTGAGGGACCCGGATCACCATTCCACAG AGATTCAGAATTGTGACAGTGTGAAGATAAAGTTCGAAACGTTGCACACGATGGACTCGTCGGACACAATCGACATCGACAGCCACATGTCGGACCGGGCGAGTGTCAGTTCGAAGAACGCAGCAGACAGCGACAACATGATGATGATCACGCCGGAGCTGCTTGGTTTAATGCCCTCTGGAAGTTCCGTCCACTCGGATTCCGGTGAAAACAACTCGAGAGGCCATTCGGGACAGTCGAGCTCTCATCATCACGGTTCGAAATCGTGGACCCAGGAAGACATGGACGCCGCTTTAGAAGCTTTAAGGAACCATGACATGAGCTTGACCAAAGCCTCCG CAACCTTCGGCATACCATCGACGACATTATGGCAAAGAGCGCACCGGTTAGGCATAGACACACCAAAAAAGGATGGACCAACGAAATCGTGGAGCGACGAAAGTCTGAACAACGCCCTCGAAGCGCTGAGAACAGGCACGATCTCGGCTAACAAGGCGTCGAAAGCGTTTGGAATACCTTCGAGCACGTTGTACAAAATCGCGAGGAGGGAAGGCATCAGATTGGCTGCGCCGTTTAACGCCAGTCCTACCACATGGTCGCCCGCTGATCTGGACCGCGCTTTAGAAGCAATAAGGTCTGGTCAAACGTCTGTGCAGAGAGCTTCCACCGAATTCGGTATTCCAACAGGGACCTTGTACGGTAGATGTAAGAGGGAAGGAATCGAATTGAGCAGAAGTAATCCTACGCCATGGAGCGAGGATGCTATGACAGAAGCACTCGAAGCCGTCAG ACTGGGACACATGAGCATCAATCAAGCAGCCATTCACTACAATCTACCCTATTCGTCGCTGTACGGTCGGTTTAAGAGGGGGAAGTACGAAGAACCTGCAGTCGGTGATCTATCGCAAGACGGGAGTAATCCACATTTTCATCAAAGTCCGAATCAGAATCATTCGTCCGCCGTTCCCGATCAAATGCCCTACCAAGGCAGCTGA